GCATGTTCACGATCCATTTTGCCCCGGACGAGTTCGCGGCCTTTGCTCGCGACGTCTGTGGCTTGGCGGCCGTGTTCAGCCGGCACCTCAACCGAAACGGGGTCAGCCGGGTCGTCGATCACGACCAGACCACCTGCCATTAGGAACATCGGCAGATCGGCGGCCCGACATCCATGAGCATCCAACCGGTCGAGCGACTGGGGAGTGCAACCACAGAGAGGACACCATGATGAAGATTCGCTCGTGCCCCTCCTGTCATCAACACAGTCTGGTATTCACCGGCGCCTTTTGGTCCTGCGCCGTCTGTAGGCTGGCCGTGACGGACCAGGCCTTGGCGTTCGATCTGGCCGGAAGGCAACGGACCCGTGAGAAGGCGGCCGGCCCTTCCTGTCCGTAAGACGATGCGCAGGAACGAAGCACAGACCTTTGAGATTGGCCGGGTGGTCCCGGTCTCCTCGACCAAGAGTTGGTCGAGCGCCGGGACCTGGCGGCGTTCGCGCGTGAGCCCGTCCACATGGAACGAGCGGGCGGCGCAGTCCTATGGCTCGTACGTGCAAGGCTGGGGTCTGTCCATCGTCCTGCATGTCGTGATCGGCGTGCCGTGTGTGGGCGCCATCGTCCTGTTGTCGCCGAATCCTCCCGAACCTCTGGTTATGCCCTTCCGATGGGAGGTGTCGATCGTCTCGACCACCCCACCTTCCATCGTCACCGCCGCCTTGCCAAGTCTGGTCGCTCCCGCTCCTCCGGCGGCGTCCGGCGACCCACCGCCGGCAGAAACTCGCTCGCAGCCTTCGGATCCGGGGCCGACGCAGGCGTTCCCCTTAAGGGAGCGCTCCGTCACACCTCCGCCAGACCAGGGGGCGGGTGGCGAGGGGACAAACCAACCGCACCGTGGGCGACATGAGCCCCACATGACTGAGACCATCCGGGCCTCCGTTCCCTTTGCGGACCACCGAGCGCCGGAACCGCCTCCTCCAGACGTGCCGCCACGGATGGAGCGCAGCCTGAGTGTGCAGGCGATGATGGCCAAGCCGACTGTGAAGCACCGGCCGCAGCCGGTCGAACGTCCCCTGCTGACACGATCCGTCTTGCCGGCTACGGCTGGTTGTCGGAGGCGCTCCGGGACAAGATTGAGCGGGCCAAACGGTATCCTGCGGTGGCCAGGGCGAATCGATGGCAAGGCCAAGTGCTGGTGCAATTCAGTGTGGGACGGGATGGGCGCTTGGACGATCTGCGGGTGGCGGAAAGCTCGGGCTATGCCGTGCTCGATCACGCCGCCCTCGAGACGGTGCGAGCGGCCTCGCCTGTCACTCTTCGACATGGGCTGGAGCAGCCGAGGGTTGCCGTCTCCCTTCCGCTGACCTATCAACTCGAATGAGCCGCCTGTCCGATCACCGTGCGGCCGGCGGCCTGTGGGCCTTTGGGCAGTATTACGACGAGCTCTTGGGGTTTCTCACGGC
The DNA window shown above is from Nitrospira tepida and carries:
- a CDS encoding energy transducer TonB, translated to MSEALRDKIERAKRYPAVARANRWQGQVLVQFSVGRDGRLDDLRVAESSGYAVLDHAALETVRAASPVTLRHGLEQPRVAVSLPLTYQLE